In one Streptomyces sp. NBC_00597 genomic region, the following are encoded:
- a CDS encoding HAD family phosphatase: MTSTVPAPVARTADGHALQAVLLDMDGTLVDTEGFWWEIEADVFGALGHQLDEAWRDIVVGGPMTRSAAFLIESTGAAITLAELTVLLNERFEERIAAQVPLMPGAERLLAELARHNVPTALVSASHRRVIDRVLRTLGPERFALSVAGDEVTRTKPHPDPYLFAARTLGAHPSRCAVIEDTATGVASAEAAGCRVVAVPSVGVIPPAPGRTIVRSLEDVDLPFLRSLITPMN; encoded by the coding sequence ATGACCAGCACCGTTCCCGCCCCCGTCGCCCGTACGGCCGACGGGCATGCCCTCCAGGCGGTGTTGCTGGACATGGACGGCACCCTCGTCGACACCGAGGGCTTCTGGTGGGAGATCGAGGCGGACGTCTTCGGCGCACTCGGACACCAGCTCGACGAGGCCTGGCGCGACATCGTCGTCGGCGGGCCCATGACCCGCAGCGCGGCCTTCCTCATCGAGTCCACCGGCGCCGCCATCACCCTGGCGGAGCTGACCGTCCTGCTCAACGAGCGCTTCGAGGAGCGGATCGCCGCGCAGGTCCCGCTGATGCCGGGAGCCGAGCGGCTGCTGGCCGAGCTGGCCCGGCACAACGTGCCCACCGCCCTGGTCTCCGCCTCGCACCGCCGGGTCATCGACCGGGTGCTGCGCACCCTGGGCCCCGAGCGGTTCGCGCTGAGCGTGGCCGGCGACGAGGTGACCCGCACCAAGCCGCACCCCGACCCGTACCTGTTCGCCGCCCGCACCCTCGGAGCGCACCCCTCGCGCTGCGCGGTCATCGAGGACACCGCGACCGGCGTCGCCTCCGCCGAGGCCGCCGGGTGCCGGGTCGTGGCCGTGCCCTCCGTCGGCGTCATCCCGCCCGCCCCGGGCCGCACCATCGTCCGCTCGCTGGAGGACGTCGACCTTCCGTTCCTGCGCTCCCTCATCACTCCGATGAACTGA